tagagttgcgcccaacatgaaaagtgcttagaataattaagagaacatcatggttcggctaaataggacacttactatttttggccgaaaaccatgcgcactagtagacatgaTGATcgtctataaatggtaagtttactatttatagtaaattgcgatttctaggagttttagttgtagtttgattctgaaacatctcccatggcttagtatccctatttaaagggttatgaactatttatttcattcatcaatcaaattacgaattttatagaattcgttttctatttttcttacttttttctcgtggattcgagaagtccaAATAAGCTCCGTGgcttcgaagtagttatccttgaggaagacggtgatcaacctcatcatgttcatccctgcctcaatataaaaagtaatttatttggtggtatccaaacaggcctttaaaGTCCACTTTGAAGCCAATAATATCAGCAACATGGATAGTAAAACTCTATTGACTTGAAAGTTGACTGAGTCGACTTGACTTGGTAAGGCACTGAGTCACCAGGAAACTTACTCCCTATTGTCTGCACTTATAACAGAAATGGACTATTCTCAgtgattttttctgatttatgttatttgaaaaattcaaaaaaactaAGTGCttaattttaatttccattttttactttaaaaagtaaaaaattcaAGCTCACAACTCACTTTTATTCATTTTAGTTatcttgacttttttttttttttcacacgcacacacaccccacactctcacgctagtggaatttcaccacctatggatactcgaacctttGAACGGGTGTTGAAACTGATCCtgcgagtctaccacccgagcaaaagTTATCTTGACTTGTTTTAACATTGAGatgaatatttttattatttaccaTCCCTATAAATACTTTATATTTGATTATTAAATTCTGAGTCGACTTAATTACCCACATGGTCGTGTCCTTTATCGAGTTGGTAGAGCCTTTGAGTTGATCCAACTAGCTAGGTTCACATCAATTCAAGTTGGgttcttgaaaatttttcaacTATGGATTCGTCGTCTAAATTACCTTGCTTCAACTAATTGGAGTTTGAAACGGCATTGgtgcaactgggtctgatattgGGTCTGGAAGGTGGTCATTGTTGGGAAGGAAATTTACTGAGTGGCCAACATCGACGAGCACACCCGCATTGCATTACGCACATGCCATGGTATTATTTCTCAATAATCCAACGAATATCGAAATATTAACTATTCAAGAGACCACCTCATGATTGGATTGTAGCAAAAAAATCATCCCACTTGGACGATCAATTACCGTTGGATCAATCTCATCAAGCAACAGACCGAAGGGAAGATTCATGAGTTTAGAACTCAGTAATGAGATCGCTACGCTCTCTCCGTTCCCTTCTCTCAGTTGGGAGATGGCTGTCATGAACACAACTAGCCTAATATTCGTTGACAGATGCAACTCCAAATCTTCGGCCGGTCACTCTGTCTTCGCTTGCTTACGGCTTTTCTACTCTGATTACCATATGggatattttagaatttttagtctCTACTCCTTTGGATCAATTGCATAATGCTTGATGCTCTGTGAGGGCGCAGTTTCTAGACTCGGCAACTTGGATCGACTCGTTACATCACGAGTCGAGTTGGGGTGAGGACTCGAGGTATGAGATCGAATTGGTTAGTAAAGAATCCTAGTTGACTCAGACAAGTCATATCCGACTcatccaagtcttaaaaccatgcataAAGGTCCACATGGAATTCATTGTTTATTGATTGTAAGTTTCAAGTGTATCTATTTGGGTTTGAATTTTGGACTATTTGTGGACGGTCCATATGGATGAAAAATACCATCTTCGTGGACCATAACACAACTAACCCATCTGCATGGAAGTTAGTAAAACCTTTCCTCCTTATATATTATCTATAACTGAAAATGAAATGATTGAGGCATGTCTAGGCATGATATGAAATTAAGGAAGGCTAATGAAGGGGGCACCCTCCTTTTATTATATTAGTAATCGTTGATCACATCTCTGGGACACGGACTTAATGTAGCTTGGCCGTATATCTTAGTACAACAAAGCTCTTTCTAATGGAGATCTGCATCAGGGTAACAAGCCCGGGGTGAAGGGCACTCCAGCGGCGTTGATCCATGAGTTTCCTCGGAGAAACTGTGCGACGGTGAACTTATTAGCCCGCTCGGAAGTCATTGTCTTGATGCACTTCCACTTCACCCGTTCCTTCGTGGATGATCCTGGCCCTCGGTTGTCGAATTCTGAATAGAAGCACGTGTTGAGCGCGAAATCTCCATTCCATGGCAACCACCCAGCTGGCTGGATCAGATCATCGATTTGAGATTGGAAGAAGAATGTTCGGGAATATTCTTTCCATGGGCGGCCAAGGAATGTGGGGAGCTTGTTTCTTAGAGGATGGTATGTAGGTTCTGCAGTGATGGTGCAGTTCTGAATGATGATTGCCGTCGGCTCGCGCCTGTCCTTCCTGCCTTGGGCTGTCACGATGTTTTGTTGGTTGTCCATGGGCTTCCTTACAACAATCTTGCAGTTCTGGAATATAACTGCGGCATCGCCGAAGATGAAATCGATGGTGCCTGAGATGGTGCAGTCGCGGTAAAATTGACGGTGGGTGTGGGCATAGAGAGTGTCTTGGTAACCGTCCATTTGGCAGTTGTAGAAGATGGCCCGGTCGGATTGTACTCTTAATGCTACGGCTTGATGTTTCTCAGGACCGGCGGTGTTCTCAAATCCGATGTTCTTAGCGATGAATCCCTCTCCAACGGCCGCTGTatagtttgttacaaaaataagGTTatgaaaaaagatgatggaatttAGAATGGTGTGTGGATGGTGAGGAAGCAATTAGCTCAATCGACCTATGCTCAGCCCAAGGTGATCTCaatcattcatatggtgggcccaggtGGATTGGAGGTATTGAAAGATCccccattggttttttttttacacacgcacacacactcacaccgtaatgggatttcaccacctatggatactcgaacccttgaccaggtgttgaaactcctaagagtctaccactggagcaagagtaaggatcctactAAAGCTGACCATTGGTTGTAAATGACCAATTTCATCAGGAGTGGGCCAtttctagagctgtacacgagtcgagttagcttggtcagctcgctcgactcacctcggaaaagcttgactcggctcagctcgaaattggattcagaTCGAGTCGAGCTGGATTTTGGAggtcgaaaaaattttgagccgagttcgagcttgcatgcccgagctcgactcgactaggatcgaacctcaactcaaattgacttggtgacttggttattttgatattgatgtcgcttgccgagtgtttgatgaaatgacttaatgaaataTTGTTTCAGGTGCATACATACTCCGTGGGATTGGAGAGTGGCTAGGAAGGTATGTATGccaaacaaatcactacaaaaaaaaaaaaaaacttcacattataaaattgccctcaaatcatgattttgatattgcccctgagtgtttgatgaaatacatgtaaattgctgttactattttgcattccgtgaaaaattcaaaatgcgctttatgtgtttgagaaaatatcgcacaggctcgaactcggcttgaattggcctgagctactgaccgaatcgagccgagctgtCCAGTCTCGAGGACTGAagcgagttcgagttggggttagctattggccgagccaagccgagttgtgccaagcttgactcgtgtacagttCCCATTTCTTTTGATTGAGAATCATATGATGTCTGATGAGTAGGCTACATACCGACGGTGGCAGTCTTGAAGGTGGTGATCCCATCTTTGAAGTTCTTGTTGCCAGTGATCTTCGTCTTTGTGGGGCCATCGCCAATCATCATCACATTCCACATGCTTTTATCAATCGTCACCGATTCCTTATAAACTCCCTCCTTGATGTAGATCACAAACGTCTTGTTGCTCTTATGGGGGATGGTTGCGATCGCATCTTTGATGGAGGTGAACTGTCCGCTTCCGTCCTGAGCAACAACAGCATCAGCAACAATACCAGCCGAACCTGTATGGAGGAGTCTGCGGCGCGCGCCAGAAACCCATGATGGGTAA
This DNA window, taken from Magnolia sinica isolate HGM2019 chromosome 14, MsV1, whole genome shotgun sequence, encodes the following:
- the LOC131225335 gene encoding pectinesterase-like, which translates into the protein MTMASGFGKLSGNRETDMKKGLAVIGVVSLLLVIMVVAIVYSVDANSHEMPRSERPRTKGNNSTDEINNSMKAITAICQPTDYKEACIGSLQSVASENTTDPKELIKLAFNITHDYMKKALEQSRVLKEAEKDPRTSQALENCGELMDYSLDDLENSLKKFGEFDLSRLDDLIHDIKVWLSGSITYQETCLDGFDGAKGDAAKKMKEVIKGSSELTSNVLAIMDGIYSVLQSLELPFFHRRLLHNMDMEDDYPSWVSGARRRLLHTGSAGIVADAVVAQDGSGQFTSIKDAIATIPHKSNKTFVIYIKEGVYKESVTIDKSMWNVMMIGDGPTKTKITGNKNFKDGITTFKTATVAAVGEGFIAKNIGFENTAGPEKHQAVALRVQSDRAIFYNCQMDGYQDTLYAHTHRQFYRDCTISGTIDFIFGDAAVIFQNCKIVVRKPMDNQQNIVTAQGRKDRREPTAIIIQNCTITAEPTYHPLRNKLPTFLGRPWKEYSRTFFFQSQIDDLIQPAGWLPWNGDFALNTCFYSEFDNRGPGSSTKERVKWKCIKTMTSERANKFTVAQFLRGNSWINAAGVPFTPGLLP